Proteins from one Gossypium raimondii isolate GPD5lz chromosome 8, ASM2569854v1, whole genome shotgun sequence genomic window:
- the LOC105792530 gene encoding cyclin-P3-1 yields the protein METLMAKGKAGESNPYTGLGLDESGNWLPGSPRVLSLLSSVLERSVRGNEKLLAGSKIKDVITIFHGSRAPSLNLRQYVERIFKYCKCSNSCFVVAVIYIDRFLQRIDAYLTSLSVHRLLITSVMVAAKFMDDQHYNNAYYAKVGGISREEMNRLEMRFLFDLDFQLNVTTEVFNKYWLMIQQEGGLETQTALQTQGYCLKKDETGRGRRLTGVHRGRAL from the exons ATGGAAACATTGATGGCTAAAGGCAAGGCTGGTGAGTCTAATCCTTATACTGGTTTAGGATTAGACGAGTCTGGTAATTGGCTTCCTGGTAGTCCTAGAGTTCTATCTCTTCTATCTTCTGTTCTCGAAAGATCGGTACGAGGGAACGAAAAGTTATTGGCGGGATCGAAAATTAAGGATGTTATTACCATATTCCATGGTTCAAGAGCACCTTCCTTGAACCTTAGACAGTATGTCGAACGCATCTTCAAGTACTGTAAATGCAGCAATTCTTGCTTTGTCGTTGCTGTTATATATATTGACAGGTTCCTGCAACGAATCGACGCTTACCTTACTTCACTCAGCGTGCATCGTCTCTTGATTACGAGTGTCATGGTAGCTGCAAAGTTTATGGATGACCA GCATTATAACAATGCGTATTACGCCAAAGTGGGGGGAATTAGCAGAGAAGAAATGAACAGATTGGAGATGAGGTTTTTATTCGATTTGGATTTTCAACTTAATGTCACGACTGAGGTCTTCAACAAGTATTGGCTTATGATCCAACAGGAAGGTGGTCTGGAAACCCAAACTGCTCTGCAAACTCAAGGCTATTGCTTGAAGAAAGATGAAACCGGACGAGGCCGCCGACTCACCGGTGTTCATAGAGGCAGAGCCCTATAA
- the LOC105792528 gene encoding probable microtubule-binding protein TANGLED isoform X1 produces the protein MVARTPPKQRKFVVAPLNPVLLRETVKKVEKCMARLQELQLTVAGGSKVISGVSLSPRSTRGYMRTSLRCKQESLRMKNSTPRKSPVGKFPATAGGEWRRMSLPAMLVGETVGEILQANQFARQILAAADNKTKNTSEDPKTPLTEHRKQRTQPENTELRARRKREKQNKLQLIRTESDSPSLQRARSRINFKVSPPKIREFDKENSKHMANRVSPRNRPWAKKTVLFPNPLFSSAPTSQQQKFFKTRSPVIARNRQTPHKFLIKSPPSASKFQVKIKSLPVVSLSPTRSTNTSKKSPKVSAASKLRRSFSPSRLANRLMSPLKSRISLRESDAPMSGLKQRPALMSIRSSTSRV, from the exons ATGGTTGCTAGAACCCCACCAAAACAAAGGAAATTTGTGGTGGCTCCTCTTAATCCTGTCCTACTCAGAGAAACTGTAAAGAAG GTGGAGAAATGTATGGCCAGATTGCAAGAGTTGCAGTTAACAGTTGCAGGAGGCTCTAAGGTTATATCAGGGGTGAGTTTAAGTCCAAGAAGTACTAGGGGTTATATGAGGACTAGTCTCCGATGCAAGCAAGAGTCCTTGAG GATGAAGAACTCTACTCCAAGGAAATCACCAGTTGGGAAGTTTCCAGCCACTGCAGGAG GTGAATGGAGGAGAATGTCATTGCCAGCAATGTTAGTAGGGGAAACAGTGGGCGAAATACTTCAAGCAAATCAATTTGCAAGACAGATCCTAGCAGCTGCTGATAACAAAACCAAGAATACTTCTGAGGATCCTAAAACTCCATTGACTGAACACAGGAAGCAAAGAACACAGCCCGAAAACACCGAGCTCAGAGCCAGAAGAAAGAGGGAGAAACAGAACAAACTGCAACTAATTCGAACTGAATCCGACTCTCCGTCTCTTCAAAGGGCTCGTTCCAGGATCAACTTCAAGGTTTCTCCTCCAAAAATCAGGGAATTTGATAAGGAAAACAGTAAACATATGGCCAATAGGGTGTCACCAAGGAATAGGCCGTGGGCTAAAAAAACTGTTTTATTCCCAAACCCTTTGTTCAGTTCAGCTCCCACTTCACAGCAACAAAAGTTTTTCAAGACAAGGTCCCCAGTGATTGCAAGAAATAGACAAACTCCGCATAAGTTCTTGATCAAGTCTCCTCCATCAGCTTCCAAGTTTCAAGTCAAGATCAAGAGCCTACCTGTGGTTTCTCTATCCCCCACAAGATCAACGAACACGAGCAAGAAGTCACCAAAAGTGTCAGCTGCTTCCAAGCTACGTAGGTCGTTTTCACCTTCCCGGTTAGCCAACAGATTGATGTCTCCGTTGAAGAGCAGGATAAGTTTGCGAGAAAGTGATGCACCCATGAGTGGACTGAAACAGCGTCCAGCTCTAATGTCCATCCGGTCATCGACTAGCCGAGTTTAA
- the LOC105792528 gene encoding probable microtubule-binding protein TANGLED isoform X2, producing MKMVEKCMARLQELQLTVAGGSKVISGVSLSPRSTRGYMRTSLRCKQESLRMKNSTPRKSPVGKFPATAGGEWRRMSLPAMLVGETVGEILQANQFARQILAAADNKTKNTSEDPKTPLTEHRKQRTQPENTELRARRKREKQNKLQLIRTESDSPSLQRARSRINFKVSPPKIREFDKENSKHMANRVSPRNRPWAKKTVLFPNPLFSSAPTSQQQKFFKTRSPVIARNRQTPHKFLIKSPPSASKFQVKIKSLPVVSLSPTRSTNTSKKSPKVSAASKLRRSFSPSRLANRLMSPLKSRISLRESDAPMSGLKQRPALMSIRSSTSRV from the exons GTGGAGAAATGTATGGCCAGATTGCAAGAGTTGCAGTTAACAGTTGCAGGAGGCTCTAAGGTTATATCAGGGGTGAGTTTAAGTCCAAGAAGTACTAGGGGTTATATGAGGACTAGTCTCCGATGCAAGCAAGAGTCCTTGAG GATGAAGAACTCTACTCCAAGGAAATCACCAGTTGGGAAGTTTCCAGCCACTGCAGGAG GTGAATGGAGGAGAATGTCATTGCCAGCAATGTTAGTAGGGGAAACAGTGGGCGAAATACTTCAAGCAAATCAATTTGCAAGACAGATCCTAGCAGCTGCTGATAACAAAACCAAGAATACTTCTGAGGATCCTAAAACTCCATTGACTGAACACAGGAAGCAAAGAACACAGCCCGAAAACACCGAGCTCAGAGCCAGAAGAAAGAGGGAGAAACAGAACAAACTGCAACTAATTCGAACTGAATCCGACTCTCCGTCTCTTCAAAGGGCTCGTTCCAGGATCAACTTCAAGGTTTCTCCTCCAAAAATCAGGGAATTTGATAAGGAAAACAGTAAACATATGGCCAATAGGGTGTCACCAAGGAATAGGCCGTGGGCTAAAAAAACTGTTTTATTCCCAAACCCTTTGTTCAGTTCAGCTCCCACTTCACAGCAACAAAAGTTTTTCAAGACAAGGTCCCCAGTGATTGCAAGAAATAGACAAACTCCGCATAAGTTCTTGATCAAGTCTCCTCCATCAGCTTCCAAGTTTCAAGTCAAGATCAAGAGCCTACCTGTGGTTTCTCTATCCCCCACAAGATCAACGAACACGAGCAAGAAGTCACCAAAAGTGTCAGCTGCTTCCAAGCTACGTAGGTCGTTTTCACCTTCCCGGTTAGCCAACAGATTGATGTCTCCGTTGAAGAGCAGGATAAGTTTGCGAGAAAGTGATGCACCCATGAGTGGACTGAAACAGCGTCCAGCTCTAATGTCCATCCGGTCATCGACTAGCCGAGTTTAA